In Asticcacaulis sp. SL142, the sequence CGGTAAAGCGGTAATTCGTGGGCGCTAATGCCTGCGTCAGTCAACCACTGCGTCAGGGGGGCGGCGGGGGTTTCGGGGGCGCAGACGATCACGGCCTGCGGCCTGTGCTGACAGATCAATTCAAACACAGCGCGTCCGTCACCCGCCGCACTCAGCACCGTAGAGAAACCCTGATCGCGGGCCGCATCGGCGGTAGCGTCACCAACGCAAAACGTCGTCGCAGTGCGTAAGGTATAGGTTTTGGCGAATATCTCAACCGCGCTGCGGCTGGTGAAGGCTATGGCGTCAGTCACATCAGGTAGGGGCGGAGTCGGCAGGCGCTCAACCTTGAGCACCGGGTCAATCAGGGCTTCAAACCCCAACGCCTCAACCGCGGCGGCGGTCTTGTGCGCCCGGTTAGCCGTCCGCGTGACCCATACCTTCATGGCCTAACCCAGATACTGAATGAGATCGTCACCGGCTTCCTCGCGGATTTCGTGCCCCAACCGGAGCCCTAAAGTGCGCGCACTTTCGACCGTCGGGTTGGCCAGTTTCGCCCGCCTTTGCCAGCGGGTTGTGCCATCGGCGCTTAAGGCCTCAGTGAACAGGGTCAGGGTATGGTCATCACTGAGTTTGGCATAGGCACCCACCGCCGTGCGGCAGGAGGCTTCGAGTGCCTCCAGCGCCCCACGCTCGGCCGAGATGCAGATATGGGTCGGGACATGGTGCAGTTTTCGGATCCAGTCCTGATCGATATCGGCGGTGCGGCACTGCACCGCCAAGGCGCCCTGACCAGGGGCGCAGGCGAACTGATCGGGATCGATATAGGATTTGATGTGGTGCGACAGGCTGAGACGATTAAGTCCCGCCGCCGCCAAAAGGATAGCGTCGCAGTCCCCGGCCTCTAGCTTTTTCAGGCGGGTATCGACATTGCCGCGCAACATGACGACCTCGATATCGGGTCGCACATGAAGCGCCTGAGCTTGCCGTCTCAGGCTGGCCGTGCCGAGTTTCGCACCGGCGGGCATATCCATCAGGCTTTGATATTTCACGCTGACAAAGGCGTCGCGCGGGTCTTCGCGTACCGGAAAGACGGCGATGCTTAAGCCCTCAACCTCATTGGCCGGCATGTCTTTGAGCGAATGGACGGCGACATCGATATCACCGCGCAGCAGGGCATCTTCGATTTCCTTGGTGAACAACTGCTTGCCACCGGCCTCGATCAGGCGGCGATCCTGAATGCGGTCGCCCTGGGTCGAAATGATGGTAAGCGGCGCAATCTCATCGGCGCGGGCCACATCTTCGCCTAACGCCGCGACAATCTGACGCTGGACGAGTGCGCATTGCGTGGTGGCCAGTTTGGAGCCGCGGGTGCCGATTTTCAGTCGTATCATGGAATCTTAAACTCAAAAAAGCTGGCAAAACGCTTGACGCACGCCCATCTGACGGGAAAGACAGTGGCCAATCTATAATATGTACCCCGTTACAAGAGCCTTATGACCTTAGCAATCTCCGATCCATCGCAAAAGCCCGCACCGGATGATGACCTGTGCGTATTAGGCGTGGAATCAAGCTGCGATGAGACCGCCGTGTCGGTGGTGCGTAAGCGCGGCGGGCAGGTCGAGGTCTTATCGTCGGTCATTCATTCGCAGATCGCCGCCCACGCGGTTTATGGCGGAGTCGTGCCGGAAATCGCCGCCCGCTCCCATGTCGAAACCATCGATGACCTGTGCCGCCGGGCGCTGAGTGAGGCCAAGACCAAAGGCTTTGATGAGGCCGAGCTTGATGCGGTGGCCGCCACCGCAGGCCCCGGTCTGATCGGCGGGGTGATGGTGGGGCTGTCGTTTGCCAAAGGTTTTGCGCTGGCGCGGGGTTTGCCGCTGATCGGGGTCAATCATCTGGAGGGCCACGCCTTGTCGCCGCTTTTGGCCGAGCCGGTCGCGTTTCCCTATCTGCTGCTGCTGGTTTCGGGTGGTCATTGTCAGTTGCTCAACGTGCGCGGTATCGGCGATTATCAGCGCCTTGGCACCACCATTGATGACGCGGCCGGTGAAGCTTTTGATAAGATCGCCAAGGTTCTGGGGCTGGGCTATCCCGGCGGGCCGGCGCTGGAGGCATGTGCGGCGGATGGCGATGCCACGCGATTTACCCTGCCGCGCGCACTTCTGGGCCGCAAGGATTGCGATTTCTCATTTTCGGGCCTGAAAACTGCCGCCGCCAAGGTCGCCACCGATCAGGTTAAAACCCCGCAGGACCGGTCCGATCTGTGTGCCTCGGTACAAGCCGCGATTGCGCGGCAATTGTGTGAGCGCTCGGAACGGGCCATGACGGCCTTCGCACACGGGGACGGCAAACCGGCCTTTGTGGTGGCAGGTGGTGTGGCGGCCAACAAAACTGTGCGGGCTGAACTCACTAAACTTGCGGATAAGCATGGCTTTCGGTTCGTCGCCCCGCCGATGGCCTATTGCACCGACAACGCGGCTATGATTGCCTTGGCCGGACTGGAACGGTTCAGCCTGATGGATGCGGCTGAACGTGCTGACATGATGGGATCAATGGCCACGGTGGCGCGGCCGCGCTGGCCGCTGGATGAGGCGGCGGCGGCATCATCGCCCGTCCATAAGGTAAGCGGTCGCAAGGGAGCGAAAGCGTGAAGAAACTTAAATTAGCCGATCATTTTGATCGAGTTGGCGTTATAGGCGCCGGGGCGTGGGGGACGGCCTTGGCGCAGGTCTGTGCGCGTGCCGGTCGCGAGGTGATCTTGCAGGCTCGCGAAGCTGAGGTGGTGGAATCGATCAACACGGCCCAACGCAATGAGATTTACCTGAAAGGCATCGACCTGTTGCCGCAGGTCAGAGCGACCGCCAACCTTTCTGATCTGGCAGAGTGTGAATTGATACTGGCGGTGCCGCCGGCCCAGCATATGCGGTCGACCTTAAACGCTCTGGCCCCGTTCATCAGCGATGGTGTGCCGATCGTGCTGTGCGCCAAAGGGGTCGAGCGCGGCACGGACGCATTGATGAACGAAGTGCTGGCGGAGACCCTGCCCAATGCGAGGCCCGCCGTCCTGTCGGGGCCGAGTTTTGCCGCCGAAGTGGCGCGGGGGTTACCGGCGGCGGTGACCCTGGCCTGTCCCGATGTCGATCTGGGGGCGCAGATTATTCACACCCTGGCGACGCCGACCTTCAGGCCTTACCATTCCGACGACATGATTGGCGCGGAAGCGGCGGGCGCGCTGAAAAATGTGCTGGCGATTGCCTGCGGTATTTCCGAAGGGCGCGGACTGGGGCGGAATGCCCATGCCGCCCTGATCACGCGCGGCTTTGCCGAGATTTTGCGCTTTGCCGTGGCTTTGGGGGCGAAAAAGGAAACCGTGGCG encodes:
- the hemC gene encoding hydroxymethylbilane synthase — translated: MIRLKIGTRGSKLATTQCALVQRQIVAALGEDVARADEIAPLTIISTQGDRIQDRRLIEAGGKQLFTKEIEDALLRGDIDVAVHSLKDMPANEVEGLSIAVFPVREDPRDAFVSVKYQSLMDMPAGAKLGTASLRRQAQALHVRPDIEVVMLRGNVDTRLKKLEAGDCDAILLAAAGLNRLSLSHHIKSYIDPDQFACAPGQGALAVQCRTADIDQDWIRKLHHVPTHICISAERGALEALEASCRTAVGAYAKLSDDHTLTLFTEALSADGTTRWQRRAKLANPTVESARTLGLRLGHEIREEAGDDLIQYLG
- a CDS encoding NAD(P)H-dependent glycerol-3-phosphate dehydrogenase, translated to MKKLKLADHFDRVGVIGAGAWGTALAQVCARAGREVILQAREAEVVESINTAQRNEIYLKGIDLLPQVRATANLSDLAECELILAVPPAQHMRSTLNALAPFISDGVPIVLCAKGVERGTDALMNEVLAETLPNARPAVLSGPSFAAEVARGLPAAVTLACPDVDLGAQIIHTLATPTFRPYHSDDMIGAEAAGALKNVLAIACGISEGRGLGRNAHAALITRGFAEILRFAVALGAKKETVAGLCGLGDLVLTCSSPQSRNMSVGLALGGGQTLEQALAGKVSVAEGVESAPAVVHLAKKLGVELPICEAVAAILAGEAGVEDTVSALMSRPLKFESAI
- the tsaD gene encoding tRNA (adenosine(37)-N6)-threonylcarbamoyltransferase complex transferase subunit TsaD, which gives rise to MTLAISDPSQKPAPDDDLCVLGVESSCDETAVSVVRKRGGQVEVLSSVIHSQIAAHAVYGGVVPEIAARSHVETIDDLCRRALSEAKTKGFDEAELDAVAATAGPGLIGGVMVGLSFAKGFALARGLPLIGVNHLEGHALSPLLAEPVAFPYLLLLVSGGHCQLLNVRGIGDYQRLGTTIDDAAGEAFDKIAKVLGLGYPGGPALEACAADGDATRFTLPRALLGRKDCDFSFSGLKTAAAKVATDQVKTPQDRSDLCASVQAAIARQLCERSERAMTAFAHGDGKPAFVVAGGVAANKTVRAELTKLADKHGFRFVAPPMAYCTDNAAMIALAGLERFSLMDAAERADMMGSMATVARPRWPLDEAAAASSPVHKVSGRKGAKA
- a CDS encoding uroporphyrinogen-III synthase — encoded protein: MKVWVTRTANRAHKTAAAVEALGFEALIDPVLKVERLPTPPLPDVTDAIAFTSRSAVEIFAKTYTLRTATTFCVGDATADAARDQGFSTVLSAAGDGRAVFELICQHRPQAVIVCAPETPAAPLTQWLTDAGISAHELPLYRTITITPHAALNAIDDIDIILLHSAKAARFIGEMLRTKTGPDTAKRLTFIAISKACAEVLKTGLNPPSDSHSAIERENVSENSPKLLISQFPDEASMLMLLSDIPR